From one Leifsonia soli genomic stretch:
- a CDS encoding MarR family transcriptional regulator produces the protein MATKTASDGLVRLFDDLVRCETRLYNAIGDALRAEHGIATSQYEFLRYFRDHPGSRIADVAATFAAGIGAISKGVDRLEARGWVARHPNPADGRSSLVSLTASGAVLVADAENTFRERLAELTSPALAASDVEAIGPVLAAVRATLERDRVGLPVG, from the coding sequence GTGGCAACTAAAACGGCAAGCGACGGACTCGTCCGGCTGTTCGACGATCTGGTGCGCTGCGAGACGCGGCTCTACAACGCGATCGGAGACGCCCTGCGCGCCGAGCACGGAATCGCGACCTCGCAATACGAGTTCCTCCGCTACTTCCGGGACCACCCCGGATCGCGGATCGCGGACGTCGCCGCCACCTTCGCCGCCGGGATCGGCGCGATCAGCAAGGGTGTGGACCGCCTCGAAGCGCGCGGCTGGGTCGCCCGGCACCCGAATCCGGCGGACGGACGCTCCTCCCTCGTCAGCCTCACAGCCTCGGGCGCGGTCCTGGTCGCCGACGCCGAGAACACGTTCCGCGAACGGCTCGCCGAACTCACGTCCCCCGCGCTCGCCGCCTCGGATGTCGAGGCGATCGGCCCCGTCCTCGCGGCTGTGCGCGCCACCCTGGAGCGGGATCGGGTGGGACTCCCGGTCGGCTAG
- a CDS encoding TetR/AcrR family transcriptional regulator encodes MDASTTRAERRAATAARILEAAQAEFGAHGEEGATIRGIARRAGVDPSLVLQHYGSKQGLFALAVRPALDLTADGVPAHLAEVIDSRLRELSPATRALMRSMLTSPEAAGVMRDYLQERTENLARTLPGDDAELRAAAIVSSILGITIARHFLDLAPLKEADEARIAALTTAWLAPLA; translated from the coding sequence ATGGACGCATCCACCACGCGAGCCGAGCGCCGCGCCGCCACCGCGGCCCGGATCCTGGAGGCCGCGCAGGCCGAGTTCGGCGCGCACGGGGAGGAGGGTGCGACCATCCGCGGCATCGCGCGACGGGCAGGCGTCGACCCGTCGCTCGTCCTGCAGCACTACGGGTCGAAGCAGGGGCTGTTCGCGCTCGCCGTCCGGCCGGCGCTCGACCTCACCGCCGACGGCGTTCCGGCGCACCTGGCGGAGGTGATCGACTCGCGCCTGCGGGAGCTGTCGCCCGCGACCCGCGCGCTGATGCGCTCGATGCTCACCTCGCCCGAGGCGGCCGGCGTCATGAGGGACTACCTCCAGGAGCGCACCGAGAACCTGGCGCGGACGCTCCCCGGCGACGACGCCGAACTGCGCGCCGCGGCGATCGTCTCGAGCATCCTCGGCATCACCATCGCACGGCACTTCCTCGACCTCGCGCCGCTGAAGGAAGCGGACGAAGCGCGGATCGCCGCACTCACGACGGCCTGGCTCGCGCCCCTCGCGTAG
- the chvE gene encoding multiple monosaccharide ABC transporter substrate-binding protein produces the protein MKIRKVALAAAALGIAVALAACTGGRGGGTGSTTDNKGALVGVAMPTKVSERWIADGNAVKSDLEKNGYKVDLEYANNDIPTQVQQVNTMITKGAKVLIIASIDGGSLTDQLDAAAKAGIKVISYDRLLTGDKNVDYYVSFDNYKVGVYQANSLLTGLGVLDADGKPTGQKGPFNIELFAGSPDDNNATFFFNGAMDTLKPYIADGTLVVKSGQTNFNQVAILRWDPATAKARMQDLVAKSYSTGTEVQGVLSPYDGLSDGILSALEGAGYGSGGKKLPIITGQDAEVASVKQIIAGTQYSTIYKDTRKLANEAAKMANDLLSGKKPEVNDTKSYDNKVKVVPSYLFQPVVVTKDNYKEILVDSGYYKESDLQ, from the coding sequence GTGAAGATCAGGAAAGTCGCACTCGCTGCGGCCGCGCTCGGCATCGCCGTCGCGCTCGCCGCGTGCACCGGGGGCCGTGGCGGCGGAACAGGGTCGACCACCGACAACAAGGGCGCGCTGGTCGGCGTCGCGATGCCGACGAAGGTGTCAGAGCGCTGGATCGCAGACGGCAATGCGGTCAAGTCGGATCTCGAGAAGAACGGCTACAAGGTCGATCTCGAGTACGCCAACAACGACATCCCCACCCAGGTGCAGCAGGTCAACACGATGATCACCAAGGGCGCGAAGGTGCTCATCATCGCCTCCATCGACGGTGGCTCGCTCACCGACCAGCTGGACGCCGCCGCCAAGGCGGGCATCAAGGTCATCTCGTACGACCGCCTGCTCACCGGCGACAAGAACGTCGACTACTACGTGTCGTTCGACAACTACAAGGTCGGCGTCTACCAGGCCAACTCGCTCCTCACCGGCCTCGGCGTCCTCGACGCCGACGGCAAGCCGACCGGCCAGAAGGGTCCGTTCAATATCGAGCTGTTCGCCGGGAGCCCCGACGACAACAACGCGACGTTCTTCTTCAACGGCGCGATGGACACGCTGAAGCCGTACATCGCGGACGGCACGCTGGTCGTCAAGAGCGGCCAGACCAACTTCAACCAGGTCGCCATCCTGCGCTGGGACCCGGCGACCGCCAAGGCCCGCATGCAGGACCTCGTCGCCAAGTCGTACTCGACCGGCACCGAGGTGCAGGGCGTGCTCTCGCCGTACGACGGCCTCTCGGACGGCATCCTCAGCGCGCTCGAGGGTGCGGGCTACGGGTCGGGCGGCAAGAAGCTCCCGATCATCACCGGCCAGGACGCCGAGGTCGCCAGCGTGAAGCAGATCATCGCGGGGACGCAGTACTCGACCATCTACAAGGACACCAGGAAGCTGGCCAACGAGGCCGCGAAGATGGCCAACGACCTGCTCTCCGGCAAGAAGCCCGAGGTGAACGACACCAAGAGCTACGACAACAAGGTCAAGGTCGTCCCGAGCTACCTGTTCCAGCCGGTCGTCGTCACCAAGGACAACTACAAGGAGATCCTGGTCGACAGCGGCTACTACAAGGAGTCCGACCTTCAGTAG
- a CDS encoding alpha/beta hydrolase, which yields MSTEQRRALDSRLREAPQPDGPASIERLREGFAGFMAPFPIPAGIRRTPVEAGGRAAVLVEPATDPRPGTILYFHGGSYILGSPQTAMALTAQLVRRTGARAISLDYRLAPEHPFPAAIHDGLAAYRGLLDSGAEASSIVLAGDSAGGGLAVTTTVAARDAGLPVPAGIVAFSPGLDQTRSGASMTTKEGVDPMFTAEGMRRTGELYLDGQDPHQPLLAPAVLADLTGFPPILLQVGTNELLLDDSVRLADRARDAGVDVILDIVADVPHVFPAFVGTLDEASEALDRAALFIAQRLRTAASA from the coding sequence ATGAGTACGGAACAGCGACGGGCCCTCGACAGTCGGCTGCGGGAGGCGCCGCAACCGGACGGACCGGCATCCATCGAACGCCTGCGAGAGGGTTTCGCGGGATTCATGGCCCCGTTCCCGATCCCCGCCGGCATCCGTCGCACGCCGGTCGAGGCAGGGGGCCGCGCGGCCGTCCTGGTCGAGCCGGCGACCGATCCACGCCCGGGAACGATCCTCTACTTCCACGGCGGCTCCTACATCCTCGGGTCGCCGCAGACCGCGATGGCGCTGACGGCGCAGCTGGTGCGGCGGACCGGCGCGCGGGCGATCTCGCTCGACTACCGGCTCGCGCCGGAGCATCCGTTCCCCGCCGCCATCCACGACGGACTGGCGGCGTACCGCGGGTTGCTCGACAGCGGTGCGGAAGCGTCGTCGATCGTCCTGGCCGGCGACTCGGCCGGCGGCGGACTGGCGGTCACCACGACGGTCGCGGCCCGGGATGCCGGTCTGCCCGTCCCTGCGGGGATCGTCGCCTTCTCACCCGGTCTCGACCAGACGCGCTCCGGTGCCTCCATGACGACGAAAGAGGGCGTCGACCCGATGTTCACCGCCGAGGGGATGCGCCGCACCGGCGAGCTGTATCTCGACGGCCAGGACCCGCACCAGCCGCTGCTCGCTCCCGCCGTGCTCGCCGATCTGACCGGCTTTCCTCCGATCCTGCTGCAGGTCGGGACCAACGAGCTGCTTCTCGACGACTCCGTGCGGCTCGCCGACCGGGCACGCGACGCGGGTGTCGACGTGATCCTCGACATCGTCGCGGATGTTCCGCACGTGTTCCCGGCGTTCGTCGGGACCCTCGATGAGGCCTCCGAGGCGCTCGACCGCGCCGCACTGTTCATCGCGCAGCGACTCCGTACGGCCGCGTCCGCGTGA
- a CDS encoding SDR family oxidoreductase, whose protein sequence is MTIVVTGATGHLGRLTVDSLLARGVAASDIRAAGRSVERLAPLAALGVETVVIDFEKPETLPDAFAGADAVLLVSGSEVGKRVPQHRNAIAAAEAAGVGRLVYTSAPHATDGALVLAPEHKATEEMLAASSVPVTILRNNWYTENYTGLIDQAAATGEIVGSAGDGRVASASRKDYAEAAAVVLSTPGHEGAVYELSGDTAWSFDELASTIGELVGREVVYRSVSPEEHTRILTEAGLDEGTAAFLVALDGNIRDGELADARSALAELIGRPTTPLAQGLAESREESAA, encoded by the coding sequence ATGACCATCGTCGTCACCGGCGCCACCGGCCACCTCGGCCGCCTCACCGTCGACTCCCTGCTCGCCCGAGGCGTCGCGGCCTCCGACATCCGCGCGGCCGGCCGCTCCGTCGAGCGCCTCGCCCCGCTCGCCGCGCTGGGCGTCGAGACCGTCGTCATCGACTTCGAGAAGCCCGAGACGCTGCCGGACGCCTTCGCCGGCGCGGATGCCGTGCTGCTCGTGTCCGGCTCCGAGGTGGGCAAGCGGGTGCCGCAGCACCGCAACGCCATCGCGGCCGCCGAGGCCGCCGGGGTCGGCCGCCTCGTCTACACCAGCGCACCGCACGCGACGGACGGAGCCCTGGTGCTCGCGCCGGAGCACAAGGCGACCGAGGAGATGCTGGCGGCGTCGTCGGTGCCGGTGACCATCCTCCGCAACAACTGGTACACCGAGAACTACACGGGGCTGATCGACCAGGCCGCCGCGACCGGCGAGATCGTGGGGAGCGCCGGGGACGGCCGCGTCGCCAGCGCATCCCGCAAGGACTACGCCGAGGCCGCGGCTGTCGTGCTGTCGACCCCCGGCCACGAGGGCGCGGTCTACGAGCTGAGCGGCGACACCGCCTGGAGCTTCGACGAGCTCGCCTCCACGATCGGCGAGCTGGTGGGACGCGAGGTCGTCTACCGGTCGGTCTCGCCGGAGGAGCACACGCGCATCCTCACCGAGGCGGGCCTGGACGAGGGAACGGCGGCCTTCCTCGTCGCGCTCGACGGCAACATCCGCGACGGCGAACTCGCCGACGCCCGGAGCGCGCTCGCGGAGCTCATCGGACGCCCGACCACCCCGCTCGCGCAGGGTCTCGCCGAGTCGCGCGAGGAGTCGGCGGCCTAG
- the mmsA gene encoding multiple monosaccharide ABC transporter ATP-binding protein, whose product MANTILEMRGISKSFPGVKALQDVSISVEEGSVHAICGENGAGKSTLMKVLSGVYPHGTFEGEIVMNGEPVEFRSINDSEAAGIVIIHQELALSPYLSIAENIYLGNERQKHGFIDWNETNLEAAKLLARVGLHDNPITKIKDIGVGKQQLVEIAKALSKEVKILILDEPTAALNDEDSAHLLDLIRQLQSHGITAIIISHKLNEIKAIADRVTIIRDGRTIETLEMGTEGTSEERIIKGMVGRDVASRFPDHVPHIGEELLRVEDWTVHHPLDRNRVVVDNVSFSVRAGEIVGIAGLMGAGRTELAMSIFGRSYGVGISGRVYKRGQQISVSTVSKAIANGIAYSTEDRKHFGLNLIDNIQRNISIAALDKLVNWFKFVNDQRESLVAEEYRRTMNIKTPNVLTLTGKLSGGNQQKVVLSKWMYSDPDVLILDEPTRGIDVGAKYEIYTIIDRLADQGKGIIVISSELPELLGICDRIYTLSEGRITADVPREKATAEYLMQFMTQEREKNTA is encoded by the coding sequence ATGGCCAACACGATTCTCGAGATGCGCGGCATCTCGAAGTCCTTCCCCGGCGTCAAGGCGCTGCAGGATGTCTCGATCAGCGTCGAGGAGGGATCCGTCCACGCGATCTGCGGCGAGAACGGCGCAGGCAAGTCGACGCTCATGAAGGTCCTCTCGGGGGTGTACCCGCACGGGACCTTCGAGGGCGAGATCGTCATGAACGGCGAACCGGTCGAGTTCCGCTCGATCAACGACTCCGAAGCGGCCGGCATCGTCATCATCCACCAGGAGCTGGCGCTGTCGCCCTACCTCTCGATCGCCGAGAACATCTACCTCGGCAACGAGCGGCAGAAGCACGGGTTCATCGACTGGAACGAGACCAACCTGGAGGCGGCGAAGCTGCTCGCCCGGGTGGGTCTCCACGACAACCCGATCACCAAGATCAAGGACATCGGCGTCGGAAAGCAGCAGCTGGTCGAGATCGCCAAGGCGCTGTCCAAGGAGGTGAAGATCCTCATCCTCGACGAGCCGACGGCGGCACTGAACGACGAGGACTCCGCGCACCTCCTCGACCTGATCCGCCAGCTCCAGTCGCACGGGATCACGGCGATCATCATCAGCCACAAGCTCAACGAGATCAAGGCGATCGCCGACCGGGTGACCATCATCCGCGACGGACGCACGATCGAGACGCTCGAGATGGGCACGGAGGGCACCAGCGAGGAGCGCATCATCAAGGGGATGGTGGGCCGGGATGTGGCCAGCCGCTTCCCCGACCACGTCCCCCACATCGGCGAGGAGCTGCTCCGCGTCGAGGACTGGACCGTGCACCACCCGCTCGACCGCAACCGCGTCGTCGTGGACAACGTCAGCTTCAGCGTCCGTGCGGGCGAGATCGTCGGCATCGCCGGCCTCATGGGCGCGGGCCGCACCGAGCTCGCGATGAGCATCTTCGGCCGCAGCTACGGCGTCGGGATCAGCGGACGCGTGTACAAGCGCGGCCAGCAGATCTCGGTCAGCACGGTGTCGAAGGCGATCGCGAACGGCATCGCCTACTCGACGGAGGACCGCAAGCACTTCGGGCTCAACCTGATCGACAACATCCAGCGCAACATCTCGATCGCGGCGCTCGACAAGCTCGTCAACTGGTTCAAGTTCGTCAACGACCAGCGGGAGTCGCTGGTCGCGGAGGAGTACCGCCGGACGATGAACATCAAGACGCCCAACGTGCTGACGCTCACCGGGAAGCTCTCCGGCGGCAACCAGCAGAAGGTCGTGCTGTCGAAGTGGATGTACTCCGACCCGGATGTGCTCATCCTCGACGAGCCGACCCGCGGCATCGACGTCGGGGCGAAGTACGAGATCTACACGATCATCGACCGCCTCGCCGACCAGGGGAAGGGCATCATCGTCATCTCCTCGGAGCTGCCGGAGCTCCTCGGCATCTGCGACCGCATCTACACCCTGAGCGAGGGCCGCATCACCGCCGACGTCCCGCGCGAGAAGGCCACCGCCGAATACCTCATGCAATTCATGACCCAGGAACGCGAGAAGAACACCGCATGA
- a CDS encoding LacI family DNA-binding transcriptional regulator, producing MDKHPPDEERALSIRDIARLAGVSRQTVSRVLNGERYIKASTEAQVRKVIEEHSWRPNSAARALATSRSKTIGLLVSARSHYGPFSAAAAIDEAARARGYAILSATLAREDDAAISEALDAFSAQGVDGVVVIAPQQRAHEALQRVAVRVPFVSMHWKDDGDGRVAAFDQEAGARLATRHLIELGHTRIRHLAGPQDWNEAEDRMNGFLAELSDHDLPATAPVLGDWTSDLGYEVGLKLLDHPDFTAVFASNDQMALGLMHAAAELGISIPGDLSIVGFDDIPEAKHFAPPLTTIRQDFAWLGAHAIDVLVTQIEGGDATAIAAEYPIPQLVVRQSTAPPRVPG from the coding sequence ATGGACAAGCACCCACCCGACGAGGAGCGCGCGCTCTCCATCCGGGACATCGCCCGGCTGGCCGGCGTGTCGCGCCAGACCGTGTCCCGGGTGCTCAACGGCGAGCGCTACATCAAGGCGTCCACCGAGGCGCAGGTGCGGAAGGTCATCGAGGAGCACTCCTGGCGGCCGAACAGCGCTGCCCGCGCCCTGGCCACCTCCCGCTCCAAGACCATCGGCCTGCTGGTCTCCGCGCGGTCGCACTACGGACCGTTCAGCGCGGCGGCGGCGATCGACGAGGCGGCGCGGGCACGCGGGTACGCCATCCTCTCGGCCACCCTGGCCCGGGAGGACGACGCCGCCATCTCGGAGGCGCTCGACGCCTTCTCGGCGCAGGGGGTGGACGGCGTGGTCGTGATCGCGCCGCAGCAGCGGGCCCACGAGGCCCTGCAGCGCGTGGCGGTGCGCGTGCCGTTCGTGAGCATGCACTGGAAGGACGACGGCGACGGACGCGTCGCGGCCTTCGACCAGGAGGCCGGGGCCCGGCTGGCGACGCGGCATCTGATCGAGCTCGGCCACACCCGCATCCGGCATCTGGCCGGCCCGCAGGACTGGAACGAGGCCGAGGACCGCATGAACGGCTTCCTCGCCGAGCTCTCCGACCACGACCTTCCCGCGACCGCGCCGGTGCTCGGCGACTGGACCTCCGACCTGGGCTACGAGGTCGGACTGAAGCTGCTCGACCATCCCGACTTCACCGCGGTGTTCGCCTCCAACGACCAGATGGCGCTCGGACTCATGCACGCCGCGGCCGAGCTCGGCATTTCCATCCCGGGCGATCTGAGCATCGTCGGTTTCGACGACATCCCGGAGGCCAAGCACTTCGCACCGCCGCTGACGACGATCCGCCAGGACTTCGCCTGGCTGGGCGCGCACGCGATCGACGTGCTGGTGACGCAGATCGAGGGAGGGGACGCGACGGCGATCGCCGCGGAGTACCCGATCCCGCAGCTGGTGGTCCGGCAGAGCACGGCTCCGCCGCGCGTGCCCGGCTGA
- a CDS encoding winged helix-turn-helix transcriptional regulator, whose protein sequence is MDTSLSALDGFGFTDGVLPSACPTRIVLNHVTSTWGVLVLVALSQSDLRWGELRRTVQGISEKMLAQTLRTLEADDFVLRTAQPTIPPRVDYSLTARGRDLTEHLLPLMSWIAANAGDILGDGEGATRREA, encoded by the coding sequence GTGGACACCAGTCTCAGCGCACTCGACGGCTTCGGCTTCACCGACGGCGTGCTGCCGTCGGCCTGCCCGACGCGCATCGTGCTCAACCACGTCACCAGCACCTGGGGCGTGCTGGTGCTCGTCGCCCTCTCGCAGAGCGACCTGCGCTGGGGCGAGCTGCGCCGGACGGTGCAGGGCATCAGTGAGAAGATGCTGGCGCAGACGCTCCGCACGCTCGAAGCGGACGACTTCGTCCTCCGAACGGCCCAGCCGACCATCCCGCCGCGGGTGGACTACAGCCTCACCGCCCGCGGCCGCGACCTGACCGAGCACCTGCTCCCCCTCATGTCGTGGATCGCCGCGAACGCGGGCGACATCCTGGGTGACGGAGAGGGCGCAACGCGTCGCGAGGCGTGA
- a CDS encoding KUP/HAK/KT family potassium transporter gives MRQSVTSSTADAGTPAAAPHHPRALAAAALAALGVVFGDIGTSPLYALKTVFLLDGGAVRPTQDDVFGVVSLMFWSITIIVSIKYLGILMRADNDGEGGVMALAALAQRLYASRAGKAGILLVIGIVGVSLFYGDSIITPAISVLSAVEGLHVTIPAISHLVIPIAAVIIISLFAVQRFGTGKVGVLFGPVMVLWFVVMAVAGVAMVVQYPAVLLGLSPTYAVVFIVSHPVISFIALGAVVLVITGAEALYADMGHFGRSPIRRAWFVLVLPALTLNYLGQAALILHDPSARSNPFFLLFPEWSRLPVVILATAATVIASQAVISGAYSLSRQAVQLGLLPPLTVRQTSEREGGQIYLPAVNTLLFIGVMAVMLAFGSSDRLSTAYGISVTGALVVDTLLLLLVARPLWNWAPWKIVIAAVVFGGLELAFLAGNLSKIINGGWVPLLIAAAVILVMTTWRRGRQLVQQDRKRKEGSLSEFIDNLREQNLPRVPGVAVFPHPNKDTTPLALRANVKHNHVLHEHVIIVSISIAQVPHVPTSEAFAYDDLGYADDGIEHLSISFGFSDEPDIPRALRAACRAGALPLDPSDFPRASYFISRGAIRTTRAKGMVRWRRSLFVALAHNAADPAARFGLPPLRTVTMGSDVEI, from the coding sequence GTGCGACAATCCGTGACGTCGTCGACGGCCGACGCGGGCACGCCCGCAGCCGCCCCCCACCATCCGCGCGCGCTTGCTGCTGCTGCGCTCGCGGCGCTCGGCGTGGTGTTCGGCGACATCGGAACCAGCCCGCTGTACGCGCTGAAGACGGTCTTCCTGCTCGACGGCGGCGCGGTGCGGCCCACTCAGGACGACGTGTTCGGTGTGGTCTCGCTGATGTTCTGGAGCATCACGATCATCGTCTCGATCAAGTACCTCGGCATCCTGATGCGGGCGGACAACGACGGCGAGGGCGGCGTGATGGCCCTGGCCGCGTTGGCGCAGCGGCTCTATGCGAGCCGGGCGGGCAAGGCGGGCATCCTGCTCGTCATCGGCATCGTCGGCGTCTCGCTGTTCTACGGCGACTCGATCATCACCCCGGCGATCTCCGTCCTGTCGGCCGTCGAGGGTCTGCACGTCACGATCCCGGCGATCTCGCACCTGGTGATCCCGATCGCGGCGGTGATCATCATCAGCCTGTTCGCCGTCCAGCGGTTCGGGACGGGCAAGGTCGGCGTGCTGTTCGGACCGGTCATGGTGCTGTGGTTCGTCGTCATGGCAGTGGCCGGGGTCGCGATGGTCGTCCAGTATCCGGCTGTGCTCCTCGGCCTGTCACCCACCTACGCCGTGGTCTTCATCGTCTCCCACCCGGTGATCTCGTTCATCGCGCTGGGGGCGGTGGTGCTGGTGATCACGGGCGCGGAGGCCCTGTATGCCGACATGGGGCACTTCGGCCGCTCCCCCATCCGCCGGGCCTGGTTCGTGCTCGTCCTCCCGGCGCTGACGCTCAACTATCTGGGACAGGCGGCGCTGATCCTGCACGACCCTTCGGCGCGCAGCAACCCGTTCTTCCTGCTCTTCCCCGAGTGGAGCCGGCTCCCCGTCGTCATCCTGGCCACGGCCGCGACCGTGATCGCGAGCCAGGCCGTCATCTCGGGCGCCTACTCGCTCTCGAGACAGGCGGTGCAACTGGGGCTGCTGCCGCCGCTCACGGTCCGGCAGACCTCCGAACGCGAGGGCGGCCAGATCTACCTGCCGGCGGTCAACACCCTGCTGTTCATCGGCGTGATGGCCGTCATGCTCGCCTTCGGGTCGTCCGACCGGCTGTCGACCGCGTACGGCATCTCGGTGACGGGCGCGCTGGTGGTGGACACCCTGCTGCTGCTCCTCGTCGCCCGGCCGCTGTGGAACTGGGCGCCCTGGAAGATCGTGATCGCGGCCGTGGTGTTCGGCGGGCTGGAGCTCGCGTTCCTGGCCGGCAACCTGTCCAAGATCATCAACGGCGGCTGGGTACCGCTGCTCATCGCCGCCGCCGTCATCCTGGTCATGACCACGTGGCGGCGGGGGCGCCAGCTGGTTCAGCAGGACCGCAAGCGCAAAGAGGGTTCGCTCTCCGAGTTCATCGACAACCTGCGCGAGCAGAACCTCCCGCGCGTGCCCGGCGTCGCCGTCTTCCCGCATCCCAACAAGGACACGACCCCGCTGGCGTTGCGCGCCAACGTCAAGCACAACCACGTCCTGCACGAGCACGTGATCATCGTGTCGATCAGCATCGCCCAGGTGCCGCACGTGCCCACCTCCGAGGCGTTCGCCTACGACGATCTGGGCTACGCGGACGACGGCATCGAGCACCTCAGCATCAGCTTCGGCTTCTCGGACGAGCCCGACATCCCCCGCGCCCTGCGCGCCGCCTGCCGCGCCGGGGCGCTTCCCCTCGATCCCTCCGACTTCCCGCGCGCCTCGTACTTCATCTCGCGCGGAGCGATCCGCACGACGCGCGCCAAGGGGATGGTGCGCTGGCGCCGGTCGCTGTTCGTGGCGCTGGCCCACAACGCCGCCGACCCCGCCGCCCGTTTCGGGCTCCCTCCGCTCCGGACCGTGACGATGGGCAGCGACGTCGAGATCTGA
- a CDS encoding amidohydrolase family protein, whose product MRDLIGIEEHWTFEAVDAALRAQPPGTRDESLALNDHGDTAARLADIGPGRMAAMDAQGVGMQVLSLAPPGAQGLSAADAAVLAREANDAAAALAGAHPGRFRAMATVPLADPASAAAELERASGLGLAGTMVYGRTGDVLLDDPRFDDLWAVAARLRQPVFIHPQIPSASVRASNYSGFGEVADLALATFGWGWHLEAGTAALRLMTRGVLDRHPELQLVLGHWGELLLFWHQRADGLARVAGLDRSITEYLQQNVWITASGMLDPAMLHHALAVTTPDRILFSTDYPFQAPKREQIAAFLDALPDEAAREAFASGNARTLFGIR is encoded by the coding sequence ATGAGAGACCTGATCGGCATCGAGGAGCACTGGACGTTCGAGGCCGTCGACGCAGCACTCCGCGCGCAGCCGCCCGGCACACGCGACGAGAGCCTCGCGCTCAACGACCACGGCGACACCGCCGCGAGGCTGGCCGACATCGGCCCCGGCAGAATGGCGGCGATGGATGCGCAGGGCGTCGGGATGCAGGTCCTGTCGTTGGCGCCGCCCGGAGCCCAGGGCCTCTCCGCGGCGGATGCCGCGGTGCTCGCCCGCGAGGCCAACGACGCGGCGGCCGCACTCGCCGGCGCGCATCCCGGCCGCTTCCGGGCGATGGCGACGGTTCCGCTGGCCGATCCGGCGAGCGCCGCCGCGGAGCTCGAACGGGCATCCGGCCTCGGCCTCGCCGGGACGATGGTCTACGGCCGGACCGGCGACGTCCTCCTCGACGACCCGCGGTTCGACGACCTGTGGGCGGTCGCCGCTCGCCTGCGCCAGCCCGTCTTCATCCACCCGCAGATCCCGTCGGCTTCGGTGCGGGCGTCGAACTACAGCGGCTTCGGCGAGGTCGCCGACCTGGCTCTCGCGACCTTCGGCTGGGGCTGGCATCTCGAGGCGGGCACCGCAGCCCTCCGCCTCATGACGCGCGGAGTGCTCGACCGGCATCCCGAGCTGCAGCTCGTGCTCGGCCACTGGGGCGAACTCCTGCTGTTCTGGCACCAGCGGGCGGACGGGCTCGCCCGGGTCGCCGGGCTCGACCGCTCGATCACCGAGTACCTGCAGCAGAACGTGTGGATCACGGCCTCCGGGATGCTCGATCCGGCCATGCTCCACCACGCGCTCGCCGTAACAACACCAGACCGCATCCTGTTCTCCACCGACTACCCGTTCCAGGCGCCGAAACGGGAGCAGATCGCGGCGTTCCTCGACGCTCTCCCCGACGAGGCCGCCCGGGAGGCGTTCGCCTCCGGCAACGCGCGGACGCTCTTCGGCATCCGATGA